The DNA region tcttttgagagtgcaatcttagcaagcctttgttttacatctcctaaaatttattctgcaacacattaaatgttccttatctgattactcgattaatcaaatTACCTAAGTAGTTGATAGATGAATCAATtactaaataatcgatagctgaagCCCTAATCCCAGCATTAGTCTGAGGCAAAACGAGTTATCTTGATGTTCAATAAAGGGATGTCGCTACATTTTTTGCCTTGCAAACCAAGAATACACTGCAAATGGAACTTTAGGAATACATTAATTAAGTTGTGTTTGAAAAATGTATAACATTctaaactatttaaaaaatctgGTCTCTTTATATCATAAATTTTCACCTTTCTTAGAGTGTCTGGAACAGTATCCAACACAGTGCTTAGAtttcaattggggaaaatatggCTTAATATATACATGACTCAATACCGCCTTCTAGTGGCTACTGTAGCACATTACTTGTGAAGAATACTGTACTTACATCTCGCTGTCGTTCTCTTCTTTGGGGCCTCTGGTGCCGCATCCTCCCATTTGTGTATGCATGATTGCTACCTAAATAACAATACAAGTTGAATGAACAATTGGTAAACAGCATTTGAATGGCGACAGCGATGAGACGCACTGGCTGGGTAACCTCCTCCAAAGAACATGTTGAAGAGGTCCTCGGGTGAAATATCAGCATCAAAGTTGGCATTCGCTTGACTGGTTGGATGCCGCCTCTCCTCGCCGCACGTGTCGTATTGTTGTCTTTTGTTGGCGTTGCTCAGCACACCGTACGCGTTCCCAATAGCTGCTCAATGAATTAAAAAGAAGAAGTTATATTCAATCCTGTAGCATTAGTTTATTGGTTGTTTCTCAAgaataatgttgtttttttgttttttttataattctGCCTTCCACTTTTGTATTACATACAGAACGATTATGATAGAAGAGTAGAAATACTGTCTTCAGTATTGATGTTTTTGCAAAGTAGTAGTataatttttagaaaatggtgGGACAACACAAAGTTAATGTTGAgaaatagacttcactatcagttgacgggaacaAGACggcttattttcaaaaacttaaaattaaaatattttcaaatcaaaaccaaagccgctagtgacctaaaaccaaaacaggccccTACCTTAGGCATAcagtatatgagtctccatgaggagcggcatcaaaaaattcaaattcgtTCTCTGATAAAATCccgtttaattattttttatataagtataggaAAACTTAAAAAGGCTATTAAAtcctcagattttacgctagctGCACCAAATGCAGAAATGATCACCGGTATTTTCAgggtcaatagcaatatttaacatataagtttttgcctgaaATAGCGACTTAAAtccttttttatttagtgcaattttgacataagttttcaacagctaaaaaaatcacaaattttctcatcagaaacttaatacttgaggaaagcatgcagaatcatcttaattttactcaacagtaTGTCAACAGcaaatgttgtatttttttatgtacaatcacaacttatttaggttgaattccgatgccaCTTTTACCTTACCACATCTTGccagctatctggccctcgtcgtttttaaattgaaatgttacatgaaataaaacatgtaaaatccgatttttttttttgtatggacacagaaatgtctaaattactgttttttgggccaaaaattacctgattatttgaatgtagttAGAAGTTAGTTATTGTGTAtgcatacaaaatccaacatggccatcaaaaaacaaagagcttttcaagttgaaaattcttgtaaataaatgcgtaagtcCCAAAAActgctatagatatgaacgcaaaacagtctagattcttggttaaaagcacaaaacctggcagttatcattcattttacgtaaatatttcaagctaaagttatgctaattttttccattcatttaatttttttcaagtttcaaagtgcatgcatcgagctattttatataataattaccttgaatcctggaCCAAATCACTccaagacactcctgcctgcttgtctgCACTAAAACTTTCGTCACGTTTCCACCTCAATCAggggttagaacgcagcgtgtgtttgagtttatcgcaatGAAAGCTTCCACGACGCTCAGCCTGGCCCAGCCCCCTATGGGAAGCCGTGTCCgtaggagctgtcttgtcattttatagtgaagtctatgattgagGCAAAACTATTCTTTGGCATTTTGGTGCTACTAGTGGGATCCGTGAGGCTACTAATGTGCTACATGTGCTTACAGCACTGCACTGTAGTTTACTTGTTTAATAGCATGATACAAGGCTAGAAGATGCACTTATAGTTGGGGGGAATAAAGATTTCTGGTAAGCACATTCATTCTACTAGTATGCTTATTGTTTTACTACAGTACTGAATTAAGAATCTACtggtattcattcatttatcttcTGAACTGTTTATCCTCATGAGAgtcgcaggggtgctggagcctatcccagctaacagcggggaggaggcagagtacaccctgaactagttgccagccagtcgcagggcacgtagagacatacaaccatccaTGCACatactcacacctacggacaatttggaatgTTCAATtaacctaccatgcatgttttggaattgtgggaggaaaccgaagTACCAGGAGAGAACCCATACATACTCTACACAGGGAGAGAggatgtacagtgatcccttgctacttcgcgcttcaaactttgagccctcagtccatcgcgtattttttttcattgaaaaaaaaaaaaatacaaatgagctgtcccgactcgATCGCTTAGTCctactctcgctccctctccctgctctttgtcccacAGGCAGTACACGTGCTATGGAATGGctgttaaagttaacaatgttgacagatgtttgtgtttggTCTTGCCAGAGTCACAGGCTTCAAAAGCGccccatgcgtcaatcatcatttaacttgttaaacagttgcagtAACAACTTATTATGTGTAAGTGAGAAGATTtgtagactcactcaatgaagtgcTGCGTTTAAACAAACAGGCTCTATATGCGCATTGTGCGGGTGGGGGATAAGTAAgcgcgcgctggaatgaatgtgtgtgtgtggcgacgTTCGAGGCAGCCGGTGGTGTTGTATTTGGGGCAATAAACGCCTCATGTTAAAAGTGATTCTGAGCAGTTTGTAATTCCCGCATGTCACTgcaagagtcacagccaaggGAGGTATCAGAAGCATTTCATAAAGCCAGGCATTTTGTACTGCGGTACAGTACTTTAttgttctttaaaaataaattcggtgggacagtaacatgtttaaaacttatcataattattaaatttgaagtgcttaaaaaccatttattaaaatgtgttaggttTTGAGTTGGTTACCTCCTAGTATGTCCCTGCGATTGCccagatttcacctgttgtgcctgctcctcgtgtatcctccaacctgcagCGTCCTGTGCCtcccacctgttcctcgttgtttcgttaacccttgtctgtgtgtgtatataagctcccactttcttgtcactccttgtcgtGACATTGTCAATGTTCGTGTCCACGTTCTGGTCAGCATTTTTCCTCGTCTatccaagcccttgtgttccaagtaagttttttttgaaacgcagtcttttgttagtgacaGTTTTCTTTGCCCCTGTGCTTTCTTTGgatcaccacagcctttgttttgtactttgtttttgttggctgtaattaaatcatttttgcatcgttcatctgcctcgcctccctgcatttgggtccacctgcctgcccgcgttacctgagaaaaatgtatatatacatttttttaaattatactttgggggaaaaaaagtgaaaaagcatgtcttatatgtatctctttccaatgctaaatctgaataaatacattgaacacacacacacacacaaaaaaaaatatatatatatatttttatcgcagcgggttctggtccctattaaccgcgaaaaacgagggatcactgtactggtATAAGGATCTTAAATCAGATAGCCAAAAACGTTACCTTTAAATGCCTCTGTGGCACCAGGGGCGTGATTCTTATCCGGATGAAATTTTAATGCTAACTTCCGGTAAGATCTTTTGAGCTCATCTTCAGAAGCGTCCTTCTGCACGCCGAGGATCTCGTAGAAATCTTTGCATTGCTTGATCCTGCAATGGGAACACAGAAATTCGGAAATAAACTATTTTTATTGGCTTGCTAGTATGTAGCGGTCGGTGCACCTACTGTGTTTAAAGCTACATTCATGTATGGTTTATACAGTTTACTTTATGAATCATTCCATATTGTTCATTTTAAGATATCTCAGATACCTTCGCACAGCATCCACTTGCTCTGCCGTGTAGGACTTATCCACGGGTTTCTCTTCAGGTCTGCTTTGGTCACCACTTTGGCTCTGTCGTAATCGAGGTCCTGAATCTCCATTCAGGTCCGCATGTGTGTCTTGTCTGGGTGTGAAGCCGTTCTTGGACATGAGATCTAGCAGCACTAAGAAATCAAACACTAACAATGAAACATCTATACATTTGCGCCACGATTTTTGCCAAAAttccaaatacagtggtatctctacttacgacattaattggttctgaaAGTAGTATCGTAAACTAAAAATTGGAACATGAGGGGCGAATGACGAGGACACTGGGATACACATGTACACATATAGTAGAGATCATTATTAGCCAagtggatgccaggaagatgctaggaaaaagccaatggcagagcagctataatatgttacattcagtaaactTTGGGAGCTGCGAATAGCACCCATACTGCATTTttgtttcgtatcctgaaatttcatcacaagaggcaatattttctagTTGAGGTGTGTCGTAAGTTCATTACCTGTAAATTTTGTATGTAGAGAcggtcgtaagtagaggtaccactgtacgatCAAACTGCTACTACTCCTACAGTAATTTTCaggctataaggcgcacctgactataagccgccacccaccgaaTTTGAcaggaaaatggcatttgttcatagataagccgcactggactataagccgcagctgtcctcacagtattatgggatatttacaccaaaaaatattaatcaataaaactttgacagtggcatcataagactgtctaaGATCAAATGAATGACCAtgaaatttttttgttgagtttagctgtgcttgtggacaaaagcagtagtgtttttcctGAAAGAAGGCtctgtgtttatttatttttgttattccctgactcagtttttttgttgtatttcatttatttagacagacaattttgagtgttattaagacaaatgtttttttttttttttgcattcctggatactgAAGAAATTAATTAACAAGCTTTAATTTCTTGTGTTtggtaatataatttgtgttcaaataatgcaatttacatTTCCTGTTAAAATCCAGGCATTTATTctggaaattttcaaaatgtttctttagcagtttttgaaaacaaaggtttgaatcaaacggtgtatcacctgaaccaacacatacgcactgcaaaaacacaactccttaaaattgaagaaaaaaatttttaattcccttgttttcagtgtaaatctactggaaataagtgaaattatctcctagtgcttcaagtaaaatttactcagatttcttgaaataatataaaatagctagctgaaaataagcttaacagacctattttaagtaaaaaaaaaaaaagtatatttaatctttaaaaaaattgtttgccagaaatgttcttaattcaataatacaactagctaatgatagcaccaacatcATATTCATAGTTTGTgttgacgttcaatgtatttgttgttgttgtttgtgcttcttctctctctctctctctctctctctctctctctctctttctctctctctctctctctctccttcttttcttctgtccccctcctgttcgctgctttttccaaataaacgaggtacgttgtcgttgaatgatcacaatgggagtatgtcacattcccatgtgatatattaaaactgtttagaccaatcggacactcaggtCTCCATTCTCTGTGAcaggcagctgaacaggacaggttaaagaaaataaagaaagagaaatgttcttaattcaagactagatattgttcaaaaaattatttgaaagtattttttcttgatttaggtaaaaaatgaccgacttttagatgtataggcttaataggaacaaatggtaatatttactaaaagtaagcggaagaatctgacgcattaatatgttaactagcctttaaaactcaaaacaaaaatgaaaattattcgactagattcaagaaaaattaagagattaagacgttatactgtaaatttgcagtgtgaacgtTAGGGTATAgtagtataggtcaatacagatttattttgcgtcAATCAtcaagcctatcaattaattatagggttgttccgatcatgtttttttgctcccgatccgatcccgatcgttttagtttgagtatctgccgatcccgatatttcccgatccgattgcttttttttctgctcccgattcaattccaatcattcccgataatttttcccgatcacatacattttggcaatgcattaagaaaaaaatgaataaaactcggacgaatatatacatttaacatacagtacatactgtaagtactgtatttgtttattatgaaaaaaaatcctcaagacggcatttacactattaacattctttctgtgagagggatccacggatagaaagacttgtaattcttaaaggataaatgtgactttgtatattgtgactaaatattgccattttgtgtttttgttgagctttcagtaaatgatactgcacccatttaactgttctgcccaaatgcatgatggaaagtgcaaccatgactgtgcgtagggacaccaattcatatatcttctctgcgttgggaaaaaacatagggtgttaagaaaatgatcaacaactacctttcttccccacattacctctcacgatatttttaattgctgagagagagaTTCTAAGGCTTTAGCCAGATAAAacgaggctccaaaggctgtccaaATTCTCTCTGctaattatacgctgcctttaagctctatatataggtaaactgCGCCTTTATAGAATGTACGCGATAATGCGtgaatgggtcgtgcagcgcatgcgtgattaattaacgtgattaattaaaaaatattaattaccgatgttaacgcaataaagttgatagccctactttaagccaaaactactctggatgagtgtaagacattttgtctgtaacgttaaatacaattagaaaacgatttcaataaaatatatttatatattaaaacaaggcatgtctgatatttttttgccgattccgatactttgaaaatgtcgtgatcggacccgggatgccgatcgatcgggacatctttaattaattaggttcttattggagagaaatgtagccctgaccgtcgttcacccaatctttttagttttattaatgttCCATCTCCAGCAacatgtgtacatgcaggttatgattAAGGTTATGTGGTCCCTTCCAAcactgagaccaaacctacgctcttgttAAAAACTCATTGAAAAATTCATTGGTATACCTCAGCCCTTTAGCACTATATCGTTCTCAGCATTTCACACTTAtcttaaaaaatatttcatatacagtatattgaaaaatcataaaaatgacTTAACAGGGCTTCACTCCAACTTCCCCAAACTGTAAATGaattcatttcaaaatatgtaattatttttattgaagATGTCTCACTGCTTAGTGATGGCGTCTGTCCTGGGCCAGTTTGCCGTGTTCCAACTACCCCAACACCCTTGCTTACATACTGTACTACTGTACATCATACTGTATGCACACTCACTCACATGCATGCAGAAAGCAGGTGATGCGTTCAAGTGCCAATATGTGGTCAATATGGACTCACCCCTCGCCTTCTCGGTGGGGAACAGCCTCTGGGCTTTCTCCAGGAATCTCCTCGCTTTGTCCGGTTGCTCGCTGCTCAACGCCGCGGCGGCGATGTCGACGCACCGCTCCGCCTCATCCCGGTTCACCTCCATGGTGGTGGACCTCGGTTTGGTTAGCAGCAGCACCGGAAGTCGATAAAAGCGTGCGTTGACGTCATGCGGATGCTGATGCCGGTAAACGCAGCTTGCAGAGAGGACGTCTTTTTGTTAACCAGCCTCTAATATATTCATGGAGCAAGTGACTTCAAGAAATGGGCTAGCGCCGTTAGCCAAGGTTGAGTGATGGGGATGCTAGTGGAAGTTGCCCTCTAGAGGGAGACAAATAGCTTCTTTAAAAATGTAGGTCAAAGGGTGTTttgttattgtatttatttccagAAATTGGTGACATTTCAGGGTGACCTTGCAACCTTTATTGAAGAAATTTATTTGATCTTATCCAGAATTGTGACTACACATTTGCAAATTTTTAACATATCAGTATTTAATGCTCAACTTGAAGTTCAAGCCTAGGGCGGTAGGTTTCTTGGAAAGAACACCAAAACTATAAAAAAGTAATACAcataataagaaaaaatatcaaatGAGCAAAAATTAATACTGATAATTAAAATGTGAATCCAATGAACAAAATGAGCAAAATTGAAAATGATAGGAACTGCCCTTCACTTTCAGAACAATGTGAATTATTGTTTGTCGGTTTTTGCCGTGATTGACTGGCAACAAGTTTAGGGTGTAACTCTGTCTCCTGCTCAAAGGTGAGGCTCTAGCACCCCTCAAAGATTACAAAAAAtactaataaatatataaattcaaataaaatatacagtatttttatcTAAAATCTGATCACATCATGTATGTACTGTTTCCCTAACATCGCTAATGTCCACGCCGTgaacgtacaaaaaaaaaaaaaaaaaatatatatatatatatatatgtatatctttaagtccactcatttaactctttggctgccagtgAATGCgcgagacgtccgatccattttgactgggaggggcaacgCCTAGCACTGTCTGTGGGACTGAAAATGACCATGTACGGCAAATCCTCCCAATTTAAATGAATCGGACATCTATCACCTTCGATGGCCTGCTATGAGCATACGCGGAGTTTGAGGGGGGCAGGAGGGGCAGTGTCCCCCCAGTGGCCGAAAATATCCTTGCATGCAATTGACCGTAAAGCaatacaacaaacaacaaaaaagaatgaaatgaataagaatcctgcaaagtatttcataatgggtcgaaattatttttgaaacagatcatgtgacaagcACCTGAGTgacggtcctttgctttgcttagccaaaactacagctgaggatggatatttagaatttcttttaacctaagctttcaaaagcctcaacaacaactgagtttGAACCGAGGCTTGAATATAAACAATGTCAAGAGGTATataattctaaaaaaataatgtaaactaaagtaaCACATAGATGAATGTGCTGAC from Corythoichthys intestinalis isolate RoL2023-P3 chromosome 21, ASM3026506v1, whole genome shotgun sequence includes:
- the dnajb12b gene encoding dnaJ homolog subfamily B member 12b isoform X1 — its product is MEVNRDEAERCVDIAAAALSSEQPDKARRFLEKAQRLFPTEKARVLLDLMSKNGFTPRQDTHADLNGDSGPRLRQSQSGDQSRPEEKPVDKSYTAEQVDAVRRIKQCKDFYEILGVQKDASEDELKRSYRKLALKFHPDKNHAPGATEAFKAIGNAYGVLSNANKRQQYDTCGEERRHPTSQANANFDADISPEDLFNMFFGGGYPASSNHAYTNGRMRHQRPQRRERQRDQGGLALFVQIMPILILVIVSALSQIMVKSPAYSLSYRPSAGHTQKRLTGNLKVVYYVAENFPRDVNDENLKRLEETVEDDYISNLRNNCWKEKQQKEGMLYRARYFGDADLYQRAQRARTPSCAKLSEISASVHG
- the dnajb12b gene encoding dnaJ homolog subfamily B member 12b isoform X2 — encoded protein: MEVNRDEAERCVDIAAAALSSEQPDKARRFLEKAQRLFPTEKARVLLDLMSKNGFTPRQDTHADLNGDSGPRLRQSQSGDQSRPEEKPVDKSYTAEQVDAVRRIKQCKDFYEILGVQKDASEDELKRSYRKLALKFHPDKNHAPGATEAFKAIGNAYGVLSNANKRQQYDTCGEERRHPTSQANANFDADISPEDLFNMFFGGGYPASSNHAYTNGRMRHQRPQRRERQRDGGLALFVQIMPILILVIVSALSQIMVKSPAYSLSYRPSAGHTQKRLTGNLKVVYYVAENFPRDVNDENLKRLEETVEDDYISNLRNNCWKEKQQKEGMLYRARYFGDADLYQRAQRARTPSCAKLSEISASVHG